A section of the Triticum dicoccoides isolate Atlit2015 ecotype Zavitan chromosome 7A, WEW_v2.0, whole genome shotgun sequence genome encodes:
- the LOC119331386 gene encoding chloroplast envelope quinone oxidoreductase homolog, with protein sequence MTTPTTTPAKMRAVLYDACGGGAASLKHVEVPVPSAKKNEVLLKLQAATVNPLDWKIQKGDLRPLLPRRLPFIPVTDVAGVIVDVGPGVNGLTAGDQVVAKLNSLNGGGLAEYAVAPANLTVKRPAKVSAAEGAGLPIAAGTALQALRSIGAKFDGTGKPLNVLITAASGGVGLYAVQLAKLANLHVTATCGARNMDLVKSLGADEVMDYRTPEGATLQSPFGRKYDGVVHCTVGVSWSSFQLLLSDAGRVIDITPNLSAILTYVLHRVTFSKKRLVPQLLLSLNKADLEFLVGLLEEGKLKTVIDSRFLLSDAGKAWQSSIDGHATGKIVVEMES encoded by the exons ATGACCACCCCAACGACGACGCCAGCGAAGATGCGGGCCGTGCTTTATGACGCCTGCGGCGGAGGCGCCGCCAGCCTCAAG CATGTAGAAGTCCCCGTCCCTTCAGCAAAGAAGAATGAGGTCCTGTTGAAACTACAAGCTGCAACCGTGAATCCACTTGACTGGAAGATACAGAAAGGGGACCTGCGGCCTCTGCTGCCTCGTAGACTGCCTTTTATTCCAG TGACTGATGTCGCAGGAGTAATTGTTGATGTTGGTCCTGGAGTGAATGGTCTCACAGCGGGTGATCAAGTTGTCGCCAAGTTGAACTCTCTT AATGGAGGTGGACTTGCAGAGTACGCGGTAGCACCCGCAAACCTGACTGTCAAAAGGCCAGCTAAGGTTTCTGCAGCTGAGGGTGCTGGCCTTCCCATTGCTGCAGGCACTGCGCTCCAGGCGCTGAGGTCCATTGGGGCCAAGTTTGACGGCACCGGCAAGCCTCTGAATGTGTTGATCACCGCTGCCTCCGGTGGTGTAGGCCTGTACGCGGTGCAGCTTGCGAAGCTGGCGAACCTTCATGTCACCGCCACCTGCGGCGCCCGCAACATGGATCTTGTGAAGAGCTTGGGCGCGGACGAGGTGATGGACTACAGGACCCCAGAGGGAGCGACCCTGCAGAGCCCCTTCGGCCGGAAGTACGACGGCGTGGTTCACTGCACCGTCGGTGTCAGCTGGTCGTCTTTCCAGCTGTTGCTGAGTGACGCCGGGAGAGTGATAGATATCACCCCGAACTTGTCAGCCATCCTCACATATGTGCTGCACAGGGTGACATTCTCCAAGAAGCGCCTCGTGCCCCAGCTTCTCCTGTCCCTCAACAAGGCAGACCTGGAGTTCTTGGTCGGGTTGCTCGAGGAAGGCAAGCTGAAGACGGTGATCGACTCGAGGTTCCTGTTGAGTGACGCAGGCAAGGCGTGGCAGAGCAGTATCGATGGCCATGCCACTGGCAAGATTGTCGTTGAGATGGAGAGCTGA